The following coding sequences lie in one Silvanigrella aquatica genomic window:
- a CDS encoding DUF6932 family protein, with translation MPPGEHVAILEQVKFRFGNSNPRREALMIGLKSAIENFRQAGVKRIWIDGSFVTSKFEPNDIDGCWRYLGKLLVMNLIIITMLQQIRY, from the coding sequence TTGCCCCCTGGAGAGCATGTGGCAATTCTTGAGCAAGTAAAATTTAGATTTGGAAATAGCAATCCAAGAAGAGAAGCGCTCATGATAGGGTTAAAAAGTGCTATTGAAAATTTTAGGCAGGCAGGTGTTAAAAGAATTTGGATTGATGGCAGTTTTGTTACTTCAAAGTTCGAACCTAATGATATTGATGGTTGCTGGCGTTATCTAGGCAAATTGCTCGTTATGAACTTGATCATTATCACAATGCTACAACAGATACGCTATTAA
- a CDS encoding DUF2079 domain-containing protein, with protein MNFLFIAFNIMFCIPLIGLLSGGGKLFELRNYHYAVIGLSIIIYFLFKINIIKNKKNFFSEPSKRVYFSLIILSFVSYICDSLSRYYGFKISGIDFSIFEGLLQNAINGHWGYEDITQIYHFGIHQNWVLFLVLPFYYIIPHPLLLVILSSIILWIPGIQIIKIAKQLGYESSIAYLSSICWWTCGFTVQALHGNFYPEFFYPLFLFAILTSYLDKKNIPLIIYAFLFLSVKEDAIIYIIGFSIAIAFKIIINKVKNNQTEISFYMPLFLILLSIFFGFINFGIVKPYFLRLSNIQEVGYIGWWRQWGSSPFEILINLINNPIIFAKNLFYSSGWKILYIPMLFIPLFNLEVLFASLPIIVLYGVSQGNPSEYSLYYPLAIWAFALYGLLKNQVVPKKILIIILLLLPLWKPSWLGIEKINWDEWKILNNYKITMDSSKNYCIHEGLFPYLVNLEIKAFPFLDAHKISCIPVFSIHSSSFPNSQKELYNLYISLKKDACIENQIGGIIEIKNSNICLNAIKF; from the coding sequence ATGAATTTTTTATTTATCGCATTTAATATCATGTTTTGTATACCCTTAATAGGTCTGTTATCAGGAGGTGGAAAGCTTTTTGAACTTAGAAATTATCACTATGCAGTAATTGGTCTGTCAATTATAATTTATTTTTTATTTAAAATAAATATTATTAAAAATAAAAAAAATTTCTTTTCAGAACCTTCTAAACGTGTATATTTTTCTCTTATAATTTTATCTTTTGTTTCCTATATATGTGATTCTTTGTCACGGTACTATGGCTTTAAAATATCGGGAATAGATTTTAGTATATTTGAAGGCTTATTACAAAATGCCATTAATGGACATTGGGGATATGAAGATATTACACAAATTTATCACTTTGGTATCCATCAAAATTGGGTTTTATTTTTAGTACTCCCATTTTATTATATTATTCCACATCCATTATTGTTAGTTATTTTATCTTCCATAATACTGTGGATTCCAGGAATACAAATTATTAAAATTGCTAAACAGCTAGGATATGAAAGCTCAATTGCATATTTATCTTCAATCTGCTGGTGGACTTGCGGATTTACTGTTCAAGCTTTGCATGGAAATTTTTATCCAGAATTCTTTTACCCTTTATTTTTATTTGCAATACTGACATCTTATTTAGATAAAAAAAATATACCACTAATTATTTATGCTTTTTTATTTTTAAGTGTAAAAGAGGATGCTATTATTTATATAATAGGATTTTCAATTGCTATAGCATTTAAAATAATTATAAATAAAGTAAAAAATAATCAAACAGAAATATCATTTTATATGCCATTATTTTTAATTTTATTAAGCATATTTTTTGGATTCATTAACTTTGGTATTGTAAAGCCTTATTTTTTGAGATTGAGCAATATTCAGGAGGTTGGATATATTGGATGGTGGAGACAATGGGGAAGTTCTCCTTTTGAGATTTTAATAAATTTAATAAATAATCCAATAATTTTTGCTAAAAATTTATTTTATTCTTCTGGATGGAAAATTTTATATATACCAATGCTTTTTATTCCATTATTCAATCTGGAAGTTTTATTTGCTTCTCTTCCAATTATAGTTTTATATGGTGTTTCTCAAGGAAATCCTTCAGAATACAGTTTATATTATCCTCTTGCTATCTGGGCTTTTGCATTATATGGCCTTTTAAAAAACCAAGTTGTACCAAAAAAAATTCTAATAATAATACTATTATTATTACCTCTTTGGAAACCTTCTTGGTTAGGCATTGAAAAAATAAACTGGGACGAATGGAAAATTTTAAATAATTATAAAATAACAATGGATAGTTCAAAAAATTATTGCATTCACGAAGGCTTATTCCCTTATTTAGTTAACTTAGAAATAAAAGCATTCCCATTTTTAGACGCGCACAAAATTTCATGCATTCCTGTATTTTCAATACATAGTTCGTCTTTTCCAAATAGCCAGAAAGAATTATACAATCTTTATATTAGCTTAAAAAAAGATGCTTGTATTGAAAATCAAATTGGCGGAATTATTGAAATTAAAAATAGTAACATTTGTTTGAATGCGATTAAATTTTAA
- a CDS encoding DUF2905 domain-containing protein: protein MPEDLYFKNENFSFYLPITTCILISIFISFLFWLVNKF from the coding sequence TTGCCTGAGGATTTATATTTTAAAAATGAGAATTTTTCTTTTTATCTGCCTATTACAACTTGTATTCTTATAAGTATATTCATTTCGTTTTTGTTTTGGCTTGTTAATAAATTTTAA
- a CDS encoding amino acid ABC transporter substrate-binding protein, protein MINIIRYIKVFVFLFFLFFLFCMIPQIFAATIIKHNLSASQNDDSLNYELAVLKLVLDKSKNKYGSYELVKSIKMSQSRAFQELDRKNAEVNVIASMSSIDREKSAKAIRICLFKGLLGVRIPIVLKSDKDKLENVTTLKELTALSAGQVFDWPDTTVLESNKINVQTTTAYLNLFPMLVAKRFDIFPLGALEVYPIAKDRENEFNITVIDKWAIAYPTGYYFFVNKKDKNLESRIKDGFKIALQDGSFQSVFDKYNKKFLEISHLNTRKIFYLKNPILPKTTKFDDKNLWHPLIWEGFAKK, encoded by the coding sequence ATGATTAATATAATCAGATATATAAAGGTTTTTGTTTTTTTATTTTTCTTATTTTTCTTATTTTGTATGATACCTCAAATATTTGCTGCTACTATAATTAAACACAATCTTTCCGCATCACAAAATGATGATTCATTAAATTATGAATTGGCAGTGTTAAAATTAGTTTTAGATAAATCAAAAAATAAATATGGTAGTTATGAATTGGTAAAATCAATAAAAATGTCACAATCAAGGGCGTTTCAGGAATTAGATCGCAAGAATGCGGAAGTTAACGTAATTGCCTCAATGAGCTCAATAGATAGAGAAAAATCGGCAAAAGCCATTCGTATTTGTTTATTTAAAGGTTTACTTGGTGTTAGGATACCTATTGTGCTTAAATCTGATAAAGACAAACTTGAAAATGTAACGACTTTAAAAGAATTGACGGCATTAAGTGCGGGGCAAGTTTTTGATTGGCCTGATACGACTGTATTAGAAAGTAATAAAATTAATGTGCAAACAACCACAGCGTACCTCAATTTATTCCCTATGCTTGTAGCTAAAAGATTCGATATTTTTCCTTTGGGTGCTTTAGAGGTGTATCCCATTGCAAAGGATCGTGAGAATGAATTTAATATCACAGTTATAGATAAATGGGCAATTGCATATCCAACAGGCTATTATTTTTTCGTTAATAAGAAAGATAAGAATTTAGAATCTCGAATAAAAGATGGATTTAAAATTGCCTTACAGGATGGATCATTTCAAAGTGTATTTGATAAATATAATAAAAAATTTTTAGAAATCTCTCATTTAAATACAAGAAAAATCTTTTATTTGAAAAATCCTATACTGCCTAAAACAACAAAATTTGATGACAAAAACTTATGGCATCCTTTAATTTGGGAAGGTTTTGCAAAAAAATAA
- a CDS encoding aldo/keto reductase, which produces MQIFSSRFLGNLKVSSQGLGCMGMSEFYGQASKEESLKTLKTALNAGINFFDTADIYGTGENELLIGEFIKNHDRKNIVVATKCGLVRDKSDSTKRVVNNTCDYIMTCCHDSLKRLQTDYIDIYYLHRIDEKGPQSAPLEESMKAFAQLWNDKKILHIGISEARAEQIERAHLALLKYTDGRAGLSAVQSEYSLMSRGVEENGVLDMCRKYGIGFVAYSPLSRQLLTDNLKLEDLSKDDFRHNLPRFKEENLRKNNAIILELKEISKKKNCTVAQLALAWVLAKGDNIVPIPGTKRERYLLENIQAANIKLTEDELKAMSKIAPSHVIAGERYTKDQMKTYNLSE; this is translated from the coding sequence ATGCAAATATTTTCTTCCCGATTTTTAGGAAATCTCAAAGTATCGAGCCAGGGTCTTGGCTGTATGGGTATGTCCGAATTTTATGGTCAAGCTTCAAAAGAAGAATCATTAAAAACCTTGAAAACAGCATTGAATGCGGGCATTAATTTTTTTGATACAGCAGACATCTATGGCACAGGTGAAAACGAACTTTTAATAGGTGAGTTCATAAAAAATCATGACAGGAAAAATATTGTCGTCGCTACTAAATGTGGATTAGTCAGAGACAAATCGGATTCTACAAAAAGAGTTGTTAACAACACTTGCGATTACATTATGACATGCTGTCATGATAGTTTAAAGCGTCTTCAAACAGACTACATTGATATTTATTATTTACATCGTATTGATGAAAAAGGTCCTCAAAGTGCACCTCTTGAAGAAAGCATGAAAGCTTTTGCTCAATTATGGAACGATAAAAAAATTCTTCACATTGGTATTTCGGAAGCAAGAGCTGAGCAAATTGAAAGAGCACACTTAGCTCTATTAAAATATACCGATGGAAGAGCGGGGCTGTCTGCAGTTCAAAGTGAATATTCTTTAATGAGTAGGGGAGTAGAAGAAAACGGTGTTCTCGATATGTGCCGTAAATATGGGATTGGATTTGTTGCATATAGCCCTCTTAGCCGACAGCTTTTAACGGATAATTTAAAATTAGAAGATCTTTCTAAAGATGATTTTAGGCATAATTTACCCCGTTTTAAAGAAGAAAATTTAAGAAAAAATAATGCAATTATTTTAGAATTAAAAGAAATTTCTAAAAAGAAAAATTGCACTGTAGCGCAATTAGCTCTTGCCTGGGTGTTAGCAAAAGGTGACAATATTGTTCCCATTCCTGGAACAAAACGCGAACGGTATCTTCTTGAAAATATTCAAGCTGCAAATATCAAACTAACTGAGGACGAATTAAAAGCAATGAGTAAAATAGCGCCCTCCCATGTTATAGCAGGAGAAAGATACACGAAAGATCAAATGAAAACTTATAATTTGAGTGAATAA
- a CDS encoding TRL-like family protein, with amino-acid sequence MEGVLLTNTSSPVAAISNVGASKTGKSCAKGFLGFALGKTSLDEAMKNGNITKISYVEREDFNFLLIAASHYIVVKGE; translated from the coding sequence ATGGAAGGAGTTTTATTAACCAATACCTCTTCTCCTGTTGCAGCAATATCCAACGTGGGTGCTAGTAAAACAGGAAAATCTTGTGCGAAGGGATTTTTAGGTTTTGCCCTTGGAAAAACATCGCTCGATGAAGCCATGAAGAATGGAAATATTACAAAAATATCTTATGTTGAGCGTGAAGATTTTAATTTCTTATTAATAGCCGCAAGTCACTATATTGTAGTTAAGGGTGAATGA